The sequence CGGGACCAAAGACAGCACCGCGCCCCTTCCCCGTACCAATCTTGACGGGGAAGCCGGGCGGGAGGCGCAGGGTGATGAAGTCCCGCAGCTTGGCGAAGAGTGCGTTGCTGATCGCCATGAGGTCAATGATGGGGGCAACCTGCTCGCAGAGGGACAGCGGGTGGtcctcacacagccacagctttgCCTTGAACCTGGTGGGGACAGGCGCTGGACTGGGGACCCCTGCCTGCCGCCCCCGCCGCCAGGGGTTCTGCAGCAGTTGGGGGAGTGAGACAGGGAGGGGTACCcaagctgctccttcccccccctcacttctgtgtcttGGTGGTGAGCTCCATGGGCCGCCCCATGTCCCGGTTGCCCAGCTCGAAGTTGGGGTTGAAGTACTCCTCAGGGGTGatagcagtggggttggcaTGGCTCAGCGTCTGCGTGATCAGTGTCTGTGGGACAGCCCGGAGGGGTGAGGGGGAGATGCCCGACTGCAGGGCCACCCCCCAGACCTCTGGGACACTCACCCCATTGTTGGGCCCCACATGCTGCTCGGCGATGCCCAGGAAGGATTGCAGGGGGGTCTTACTGCCTGTGGAGAGGAGGGGgtgagggccagggccagggccagcacagcaccctgcccgcCCAGCCCGTGCCAGCTGCACCTTTGCTCTTGCCCTTGTGCTGGTCTGAGAGGTGCTCGGTCCGCGTCCGCGTGATCAGCTCCACGTTGGACGCACCATAGACCTGACCAGGGAGGGTGAATGGCAGAGGTGGATACCCACCACCCGCAACAGGCCACAccacccctcagccccagcatccaacctccctgcctctcaCCTTGGCCTCGTACCCATTCACCATTTCTGTCTTCTcactcctccagcccaggatcCCAGACTTGTTCCTGGGGTGACACAGAACACTGTGAGCAATGGATGGGCTCGTTCtgacagcccaggatgcaagcACATTGTGGGGGGGCTATGGAGCCCTGGTGGGGGGCTTAATGCTGCCCCTAGCCCACCTCTCAAAGGCGATGTTCTTGGTATCAAGCTGGGTAGTGACGACAGGGGCCGTCAGCCGCCCCATCACCTGCTCCTCGGtgggctgcacagcagccagcagcacctcctggtCATGGCCAGCCAGGGCCAGTGTCTCTGAGTAGACCACACGCCGGTCATGGTCTATCTCCATCACCACCGCGCTGGTgtctgcagggaggggatgtgCAGGGTACGTGAGGACAGCCACAGTCCCCACCATGTCAAGCAGCCCTGCCGCAGTGCCAAGGGGCTCTAGCAGAGCCCCAGTGAGGGCGCTCCCCAGTGAGGGCAGTGGGGACCCTGGTGCTGGCTCACCTTGACCCCGAAAGACAAAGCTGCGGTTGCCCCGCTGCCAGGTCATGTGGTCAAAGCCCAGCAGCGTGGTGTCCACCCGCAGGTTCTGGCCACTCTTCCACACCTTGTAGGTGTCACTGGGGCAGATCTTGGACACCAGTGGCACTGGGGAGAGACAGCAATAGCCCAGATGGGGATGGGGCCATCTCGCACTAGTGCTGTCAGCGCTGAGCTGGGTGGGGAACTCAATGCCTTTGTAGGACAGGGGTCTGCAAGCTTGGGATGTAGAGGGGCAAGGAGGTaggtgtgccctgtgctgggaatGGATGCTGGGGGTCTCTGTTGGGAaactcctgctcctcccctgtGAGCTTACCCCAGCTGGTGAATTCCCACTTCATCTCCACATAGAAGTCCTGGGCCTGTGGAGAGCACAGTGAGGTCAGGACGAGCCTGGGGCTGGCgttccatccccctgccctgtgggCACTGCCCCAGGGGGTACCTTGcgcagcttctccagcagaatGGGGATCCCAGCCAGGCGTTTGATGGCTCTCTGGTAGTCGCGGTAGCGCAGAACCAGCTGCACCAGCTCCAGGTCACGGGTgctcacagcctcctgcaggactgcagggcagagggacagtGCCCAGGAGTGTGGCACCACATGGTATGGCACAGCATGGCGCAGCAGAGCTGGTCACTGCACAGGAGCCGTGTGCATGTACTGCCGCGTGAGCTGGCCTTTGGGGAGTCGCAGCACCAGGTTGAGCATGCCTGTGCCCATGTTTGTGCCTGTGCCCATGCTTGTGCCTGTGCCCATGCCAGGGCAGCTCgagggaaggctgaggcagtgagtTTCCCCCTGCTTACCTGTCCAGCCACTGCGGTTCTCCTTGCCCACATCGGCGCCATGcttcagcagcaccctggcacaCTCCAGGTGGCCCAGTGTGGTGGCCAGATGCAATGGGGTACGTCCTCGGGGGTCGAGCTGCTCGATGTCAGCCTGCCAGGAGCAAGTGGggctcagggatcatcagggtGGCCAGACCTTGACCCCTAAATGTCCCCTCCGGATGTGACCCTCCCAGCCAGGGAAAGCAACCAATGTTTGATGGTGTCTCAGAGaacatccccatccctgagctCCTCCCAGACACGCACCCCCAAAAGGCTCTCCCTGCTACCCACAGCCAGAACCATGGGGAGGGTGGGAGAATGTGGTGGtgccctccagcacccagcacactttggcaaggtcaggctgggctgcacccaccacatggcacagcatggcagatGGACGCAGATGCCCCTGCTGTGGTGCACAGGGAGCTCTGTATGGCTTGATGCAACTGCAAGCCCGGGAAAAGACCCCACTTCTGGGatttggaggggagggggctgatgCCCAgttgccaggcagcagctgccagcagggcccCTCCACAGGGGCCTGAAACTCGAGGGGCGCCGTGGGCTGCATCGGGCGCACGTGTTCCCCTGCctgagctggaggtgtgggTGGCTGCCTGAGCAGAGCGGCTGCTCGGAGGATCCCCgggcccaggggagctgcacgTTGGGGCTGCAATTGTTTgtgccaagcctggagcctggcacccagccagccctgaggaatccctctcctgctggcagcagcagtgggcaccCTGAGCACCCTACTTCCCACACAGGATGCAGCATCGCATCCATGCCCAGGAGTGGGGACACAGCTTGGGAAGCTgtgaggcagccccagctgctgcctccccagcacctAGCCAGGGCAGAAGCCTGGAGAGGGGCAGCtggatgctgccagggcaggaggcagtgggGACAAACCGCAAATCAAGGCACAGGTTTTGGggaggctgcccctgggaggACAAACCTGGGATGCAGCACCCAAAGGTGCCACCTAGGACTGGGCACTCATAGAGGTGTTTGGGACTAGCAGAGGTGGAGTGTGGGCTCACTGGTGCCTGCAGCAAATCCTTGCCTCACTCCTGGGCATGTCCTGCAGTCCCTCTGCCCGagggctgtccccatccctgcccgaGGTGTGGACATCCCTCTCACCCTCATCCACAGGACCTCACCAGGCAGGGGAAccctccaggctgcccacaccattgtaGTGGAACAGCTCCCCCAGTTCCCCGGGAGCCCATGCTCGGCTCCAATGCTCTCCAGGCGACTGCTGCTTCTTAATTGCACTAATGAAATTACTCTAATTAAAGCAATCGCCCCCCAGCCGGAGCAtgactgctgcaggctctgcagggcttcccagctgcagccctgccccagcactgggcaggacAAGGGTCCCCACTCTGGGGACACAGCGCCAGAGCCACCCCCAGGGGACACAACACGACCCACATTCACCAGAAAGAGCTTGGTCCTGGaccctggtgctgggcagccctggctcagggACCACAACACAGACCTCCCAGTACTGCCTGTTCTGGGGCCTTGACACCCACTGGGGATAGGGACAGGGACAGAGACGACTTTGgagtggcagcagtgcagcacaggacCACTCTCCTGTGCCGGCTGGGTACATGGCACAACACATCCCCTCTGCTGGGGATGTCCCCTGGGTGGGTGATTCCAGCACCTGCTCATGGATGGCACCAGAGGACAGAGGCCAGCATGAGGAGgtggtgccaggtgctgctgtccctgtgcagccccaggtctctgccATGAGTGatggggcaggctgcagtgtgGGATATCCTGGCACAATGGGCTCCATGTCACTGCCTGTCACGCTCCTGCCCTGTCTCTGCCATGGGGACCTACTGATTCTAGCTCCCCAGGTGGAGGCAAACATGGATGCTCATGGTGACAATTTAGGGATGACCCATACAGGGCCCTCATGGGGACATGAAGAGGAAcaatgctgccagctgccccaaTGCTTCTCAACCCCAAACACTTGCACGTGTGAGGAGAGCCATGCAGTGCCACTGCCCCCACACAGGTCCTTGGAgtggagggagggcagagccccaACATAGGGGGTacaccctgcccccagcattaCACACAGCACCAGCCATGACCCACTTACATGGGGTACTCTCTGGCAGGGGAGAAGGGCTGAGCAGTGTCCCCAGATGCCCTAGACAGAGGTGGGGGCTCAGCCTGGACTGGCCCCCTGGTCCTTTACCCAAATCCCCACCTGCCCTGGGGTCTGTTGTGCAGCACCCGTGGGCCATCCTGAGCACCCCTGAGGTGCACACAGGGACAGCTTTGCTCTCACCCTCAAAATGGTAGTGCCTTTACTGGTAGAACTGGGGAAGGTGAGTTAGAAAACCCGTCTGCAGGCAAACAGGGATGGAACCCCCccctctgctcacagcccctcCATCTAGCTGCACTTGCTGAGCCGCCGCTGCTTTGATCTCTGCCGCGCTGAGCTCCCGGGGAAAATGACCCCAAATTACCACGGAAATAAAAACACTGGAGATGAGGTTGGGGGGgcgagggggtggggagggtcgGGGCGATGCTGGTGCAACCCCTCCGAGTCGGCCCCACAATGGAGGCGGGTGTGGCGAGAGCCATCGCCTGCATCCCGATGGGAGCATCGCAGCACGGCCGCTCCCCGTTTTGCGCATCAGTGGGGTCCATCTGGTGTGGCGCCCAGCACCTTGGGGTGCCGGGAGCTGGGCCGAGGGAgcagggatgctcagcacagcctcaccacCGGCCTTCCTCCCGTGCCTGCGGTTTCCTGCGTCTTCGGGGTTGGGTTTTAATTACCTGGTTTGCAACGCCACGGGGAAAAGGGAGGCTGGGAACCCGTCTGGGGACGTGCCATCTCCGTCcggcttggggggggggtggttccCAGGCTGGGGGACACAGTGGATTCCCCGACCCTGAGAAGAACCTGCCTGGGACTGCACCCGGGCAAAACCAGGgccctgtgtcccctcccccGAGAGGGGCTCAAcctgagggtggggagcaggggggtgTACCCTCAGCGGAGCTAGCAACGATCCCAGAAGCAGGGGGCgggttggggtgctgggggcccaCAGAGGCCTAGCAGGTAGCCGGGGACGAGTGgggagtggtgctgggggctgcctgctctgggggctgcagggaatcGGCGGGTGGTACCTatccctctctgccagcccagagggcagctggcacagTCCCGGGGTGCAGGCGCACAGAGACATGCCAACCCCGGGAGGGACCCCAACCCCGGGAAggaccccaaccccaccctcatcatcctcatctccatctccatcctcatCCCAGCCCCGAACAGAAGCCCGGCTGCAGCCCGGCAGCATTGCATCAGCCCGAGCCGAACCGGGCCGTGCCATGCCCCGTGGTGGGGGAGTTACCCCGcacctccccaccaccccacctGCTTGGCGCTGAGCTCCCGGTCCAGGTCACGGGCTCGGTTGTGCCAGACGAGGTAGTGCAGCGGGTACCTGCCCTCCGGCCCCTTCCTGCCTGAGCAAGACGCGAGCATCCTCCGTGCATGCTGGAGCGGAGCGGCGCGGCGGGCGCGGcgcggggcggagcggggccggCTGCGGGGTGGGGTGTGCGGGGCGGGGCGGCCACAGCACCTCCCGAACGGTGCTTCCCCCGCGCACCCCTACCCCGCAGCGCCCGGCCTCATGGGACTTGTAGTCGCCCTACCCGGCATCgcccccttccttttcctcaccctccccagcccGCATCCCTGAGTCCATCCCCACGGGCGTGACGGAAAACGGACACCCTTCTGCCGTTCAGACCCCCGCCCTCCACAAACGTCCCTCTCGGGCTGATTTCCCCCTTGCCACCTGACCCCCGGTGCCCCCATGGGCTAGTGAGCCTGGGCACATGGTGGGGCAGGGGCGAAGGCAGGGGCTGCATGTGGGCCCTGTGGGGTGTCCCAAGCCCTCCATCCTACCCAGGGCCGTGGCAGGCacaagcccccagccctgtttcCTTTTCCGCCTGCGTTTCTCCGGGGCGGGCGTTGCATTTTCCGGCTGCAGCCCGAGAACAATGCGAGGCTGGGCCTCCACCGGCCGCCTCGGCCTCCTGCCGGCGCCACGCTCTCGGCCCCCACCCCGCTGACCCCACCCGGCCAGGGGCTGGACCCTTTCGTTTGTGTTTTCCATTCTAGCACGAGGAAGGTGGTGGTGATCGCgtctccctgccctggtccccACACAGCATCCCCCGTCTGCtcgccagccctgctgccccatgaCGTCATGAGGCATCTCCTCGGCAACCAGCAGTGAGGTCATTCGTGGTGCAGGCACTACAGACTGGCCCacggtggggagggggcaggatccagccctgttctggagtctcctgccTGGGGTAGCCTCACTGCAGGGAGTCTGACCACTACAGCTACCTGCAGGGCCCCATCCATGGTGATACTGCGATGTGCCCCCCTGCTCCAAGTGTTTATAGGATCCCAGAGCAGGAAACAGACCCTAAATGGTCCCCCATCTCCCCCAAATCCCCTTCTGAACACCCTTAGTGTGCTGTGATCCACCCCACACATCCCCAGTGTAAGTGTCCTGCAGCGGCAGGCTGGGAACTCCAATATCCTGGTCCCCACAGCATGACCCTGGCTGCCTACGTTGCACCCTGTGGGGTGCCCGAGATGGGTCCAGGGTATGGGAGTAGGggggggacaggacaggactgGTGTGCACAGCGTCAGAGCTGGGACTTGGAACAGGATAAGGGGTGCCAAGGGCTGTGGCTGGATCTAGTAAGAGTGCCCGGAGCCGgtgccagggtgcccagagcaggaCTGGGAGAGGTGGAGAAGTGTCCAGGGCTGGGACTAGGATCAGAAACACAAAGAATGCAACACACCCGGAGGGAGGAATGAACCCGACCAGGGTTGGGACCGGGACCAGGACAGCGCCCTGGGCTGAGAATGGGGCCAGGAGGGCACCGAGGACTGGGGTGCAGGGGAAGCCCAGGAGCAAGCTGGGTTGCACTGGACCAGGCAGGAACCAGAACCGGGGCTGGGGAGTTGCCCCGGAGCTGGGCTAAGATACCCAGGATCGGGACTGTAACTGGTACCGATACCGGCTGCTGAAGCAGACTGTGCCGGGGGTGGGCGCTGGTGTGGGTGCGATGCAGGTGCTAGTGCGGGAGCGGGGGGGTTGCGGGTGCTGTGCCGGCGCGGTGCGGGTGCGGggcggtgccggtgccggtggcggggcgggggcggcgcGGCCCCTCCTCCGCCGGGGCCGGGCCTGCGCCGCTTCCTGCGGAGCCGCCGGGCGCTGGGAGCAGCCGGCAGCCCCCGGCGAGCCGCGGCCCCgggctcccccctcccctccctccgccgcccccgccccgccccgccgcccggcCCCCCCCtacccccgccccgctcccccgGCGGGCCCGggggtgccgccgccgccgccccacGCTGGCGCAGAGGCCCGGGCCCGGGCCCGCCTCGCCGCTGAGGATGTCCCGGAAGGCGCCGCGGGCGGAGGTGTGCGCCGACTGCAGCGCCCCAGGTAAGGGCCGACCCCCCTTACACGGACCCCCCGGGCCGGCCCCGGTACGCCCCAGCCCCGCTCTGCTCTTCCGCTCGCTTCCCTCCCCGCTCCGCCCCCGGCGGGGCCCTTCGCACCTCGTGCTGCCCCCCCAGAATCCCCCCACCCCGGGCCGGGCCAGGAGCCTGCCTTGCACTCCCCGGTACGGCATCAGGAGCCCCCCGTGAACCCCTTCTTTGTGCCCTTATTGTGCCCCACGGCGTACCCCCCGGTGCATCTCCGGCACCCCCGTGAGCCCCCTCTGCACCCCGTAGTGTCTCCCGGTGCATCCCCAGCACCTGCGTGAGCCTCCTCCGCACCCAGGGGTGCACCCCTTGCTATGCTCCTCGGGAGCTCTGCACCCCACAGTGAGGGAGCATCCACTCCGCACCCTGCAGTGCACACCCTGGGCCCCCAACCGagtcccctgctctgccccccaggAACCCTCTGATGTTCCCCATTGCAGCACCCTGTGTTGAGGCCCCTGGCCCCCTGTGGTGCACCCCTTTTTTCCCCCGACAATTTTCCAGTACACCCCTAGCATGACCCCACTAATCCTCCTGTGCCCTCACTGCCACCTCAGTGCACCCCTGGTGTACCCCCACTGCAGCCAACACCCCCGTGCACCACCCACAGCCTCTGCACCCTTTGGCACGGGAGTGGAGATGTGCTGGTCTGTGCCAACAGCACCAAGGGTGCTGCAAATGGCAAGATTTAGTGGGGGGACTCCCTcctgcaccccccagcaccctgcagccagcacccatgtcGGCCAGATCTGGACCTGGTggtgccagcaggctgagccaGGCCGGTGGCGGCTGCTCTGCAAGCCGGAGCCTGAGCCTGGGCAAGACGATTCacatccccagcagtgcccatgcCCGCAGCCCCCGGTGCTGGGCACGAGCCCATCGGTGTCGCGATAGGGCCggacccccaaaccctgcccatGGCCGACGCGGGTGGCCCCAGGGCGATGAATGAACGGGGACGAGAATCGAGGTTCCCTCTGAACCAGCCCCGGAAAGCTGCCTGCGGGCCAAGGCTGTGCCGGAATTATTCCGGCCACGTGCCAATGGCCAGATCCTGCCAGGAGAGCCAGCGGCGCgcgtgggcacagggctgccctgcctccGGGCGCCTGCCCTGTGCCGGTGGGCAAGCGGGGGGCATGGAGGTGCCCGAGGCAGTACTAAGGCctcctgctggggtggggggaaatggaaaCCAGTTTCTTCCATTCTCTTATCGCCCAGCAGCCATGTGAGGAAATGAGTTATAAAGTCCAGAGGCCACTTCCTAGCGCTCTGGGAGCACCCGCTGCGGGAtgagctgcctggctctgtggGGCGGGGTGCCCGTGGGGTACCCTGCATCTTCTGGCTGGGCTCCCTTggcctgatcctgctctgctggccctGTGCAGGGACGTTGCCTACCCCTCGCTAGTACTGAGGGTCCTGGTGTCAGCCTgcatgctggggcaggggcagagtgtTGGGTGGGCTGTGGGGTTCAGGGTGTCCCTGTGCCAGCACTCCCCGAGCTGCTGCAATACCCACCCATATCCCAGCTGTGGGAAGGGATGCTGTCCCGGGTGTACCCCAGATCCACCCGGTTGCAGGGCCTCAGGCAGCCTCGCTGGCCGGCTCCCCCCACACAGAGCGTTCTGTTCCAGGCAGCACCCCGTGGGCAGCGGGCGAGAAGGCACAGATGCCGCTGCACCGGCTGCCAAGGCACTGCCATCTGTGTGCAtggggctgccaggctgggggggccaTCGctccccctccagctgccccaccTAGACcctggggcactgcagcacttcagGGCTGCATGCCCCCCAAATTGGTGTCCCCAGGGCTTTGGGGGCccttggggaggggtctgagaccctgcagtgaggagggaagagggggagaCCTGGCCACCTGCCTGTCCTCATCCCCAGGACTCTACAGTCTTGGGGCCACCATCCCCCTCTTGAGGCCATTGTGGCTGGCCAGTGTCAGCATCCCTGTGGGTCTTATCCTCCCTGCCGGGCTTGGGGCTCCTCCCCCACATGGGGCGATGCAGTGTTTGTGTAGGCTCTAAAGAaggggtggtggggctgggcagaggctggcagtgctcccCCACAGCATCTGACACAAAGGACACCCAGATTTGGCATTGCCACCTGGTGCCTGGCCATAGCCATGTGGCAGTGGAGGGGGCTGTGATCCAGTGAGGGGAGGCCCTCAAATTCTGCCCTTGGTACCGCCAGGGTCAGCTGCAGTCCCGCAGCCACCCTTTGGGGCTGGACCCCACCCTGGGCCAGCCCCAGGACCCATTTTTGGGGTGTGGGTGTGGGGAGCTGTtgctcagctgggagcagggccccTGCGGGTGCCGGGGCTGGTGCCAGCATGGGGCCAGCGTGGCCGCTCAAACAGCCCTTTGTTCCCAGCAGGGACACAAAGGGCTGCAGTccggcaggctggggctgatggGGGGGGTATGGCAGCGTTGGGGCTGTGCCACCTGCCCCAAGAGCCAGGATGCACTGCAGGGCTGGCCAGGGGTGGGGTGCCAAGGCTGTAAAGCCAGTGACACCGTACGTGGGAGCCCACAGGCTTTGGGTGCCCACCCATTGCAGGGCACACTGCCCCCATTAAGGATCCCCCAAAATGACTAGTGGGGAGCTCAGTGTGTGCGTGGCACACACCAGGTGCTACAGTGAGTCAGGgtacccctgccctgggtgtgcTGGCACAGAACTGGTGTTATCCCTGCCACCAGCCGCCCTCCTGATAGGAGAGGCCAAATCCTACCCCCTCCAATTTTGGCTGGTGCGTGGTTGCCACGGGAAACCCGTGGGTTC is a genomic window of Dryobates pubescens isolate bDryPub1 chromosome 13, bDryPub1.pri, whole genome shotgun sequence containing:
- the ANKRD13B gene encoding ankyrin repeat domain-containing protein 13B isoform X2, with amino-acid sequence MLASCSGRKGPEGRYPLHYLVWHNRARDLDRELSAKQADIEQLDPRGRTPLHLATTLGHLECARVLLKHGADVGKENRSGWTVLQEAVSTRDLELVQLVLRYRDYQRAIKRLAGIPILLEKLRKAQDFYVEMKWEFTSWVPLVSKICPSDTYKVWKSGQNLRVDTTLLGFDHMTWQRGNRSFVFRGQDTSAVVMEIDHDRRVVYSETLALAGHDQEVLLAAVQPTEEQVMGRLTAPVVTTQLDTKNIAFERNKSGILGWRSEKTEMVNGYEAKVYGASNVELITRTRTEHLSDQHKGKSKGSKTPLQSFLGIAEQHVGPNNGTLITQTLSHANPTAITPEEYFNPNFELGNRDMGRPMELTTKTQKFKAKLWLCEDHPLSLCEQVAPIIDLMAISNALFAKLRDFITLRLPPGFPVKIEIPIFHILNARITFGNLNGCDEPVSSLRHSPSSEAPSPSSDSSSVSSSSSLTSCRACEMDPALFEVPRGYSVVGTHQDALREDEDDLLQFAIQQSLLEAGSEYDQVTIWEALTNSKPGTHPMSHEGRRGDRLDSPAHSSPPSPCHPSPSGGRWGAQRPVPQLRRAAAVGHGTLSTGAGGSGAPDAPGGGGAAADPAALTDREVTPSPH
- the ANKRD13B gene encoding ankyrin repeat domain-containing protein 13B isoform X3 yields the protein MLASCSGRKGPEGRYPLHYLVWHNRARDLDRELSAKQADIEQLDPRGRTPLHLATTLGHLECARVLLKHGADVGKENRSGWTVLQEAVSTRDLELVQLVLRYRDYQRAIKRLAGIPILLEKLRKAQDFYVEMKWEFTSWVPLVSKICPSDTYKVWKSGQNLRVDTTLLGFDHMTWQRGNRSFVFRGQDTSAVVMEIDHDRRVVYSETLALAGHDQEVLLAAVQPTEEQVMGRLTAPVVTTQLDTKNIAFERNKSGILGWRSEKTEMVNGYEAKVYGASNVELITRTRTEHLSDQHKGKSKGSKTPLQSFLGIAEQHVGPNNGTLITQTLSHANPTAITPEEYFNPNFELGNRDMGRPMELTTKTQKFKAKLWLCEDHPLSLCEQVAPIIDLMAISNALFAKLRDFITLRLPPGFPVKIEIPIFHILNARITFGNLNGCDEPVSSLRHSPSSEAPSPSSDSSSVSSSSSLTSCRACEMDPALFEVPRGYSVVGTHQDALREDEDDLLQFAIQQSLLEAGSEYDQVTIWEALTNSKPGTHPMSHEGRRGDRTPQHTAAPRPPVTPAPAGGGGGPSALFPSYAEQLRLAMALSAREQEEAERRTRQEEEELQRILQLSLTEK
- the ANKRD13B gene encoding ankyrin repeat domain-containing protein 13B isoform X1 yields the protein MLASCSGRKGPEGRYPLHYLVWHNRARDLDRELSAKQADIEQLDPRGRTPLHLATTLGHLECARVLLKHGADVGKENRSGWTVLQEAVSTRDLELVQLVLRYRDYQRAIKRLAGIPILLEKLRKAQDFYVEMKWEFTSWVPLVSKICPSDTYKVWKSGQNLRVDTTLLGFDHMTWQRGNRSFVFRGQDTSAVVMEIDHDRRVVYSETLALAGHDQEVLLAAVQPTEEQVMGRLTAPVVTTQLDTKNIAFERNKSGILGWRSEKTEMVNGYEAKVYGASNVELITRTRTEHLSDQHKGKSKGSKTPLQSFLGIAEQHVGPNNGTLITQTLSHANPTAITPEEYFNPNFELGNRDMGRPMELTTKTQKFKAKLWLCEDHPLSLCEQVAPIIDLMAISNALFAKLRDFITLRLPPGFPVKIEIPIFHILNARITFGNLNGCDEPVSSLRHSPSSEAPSPSSDSSSVSSSSSLTSCRACEMDPALFEVPRGYSVVGTHQDALREDEDDLLQFAIQQSLLEAGSEYDQVTIWEALTNSKPGTHPMSHEGRRGDRLVRPGQHPPGGQREWVPAPPRPSLKTLPPPRTPQHTAAPRPPVTPAPAGGGGGPSALFPSYAEQLRLAMALSAREQEEAERRTRQEEEELQRILQLSLTEK